One Fibrobacter sp. UWB2 DNA window includes the following coding sequences:
- a CDS encoding FISUMP domain-containing protein codes for RNVAGGISEETEGVVAITNKTIAGVSQKGPFAKGSSVYLRETSKDGSLTPTGKEFYATIRNDAGEFKIENINLESQYALLTAEGFYNREFTHSFSDCSISLNAASDISSRNSTNINLFTHFEYPRILNLVSSGMPFNAAKAQAEKEIFAQFGYEKHEHSAEDLDINGQTEEDRILYEVSKMVDRNFFIGEYIPISKTVHRDYSFSCKEVKTLIDSIANDFAADGTLNNSLTEKIAAYSFVFQKENATNVLSRYENLGSCTQENLGQHTKLQYAIPIEITNMPTNTADTSFTYEYAICTGKKWFLLSGEQFENSTKKIEHQTGSITDPRDGKTYKTTSFTFKEKTYEWMAENLQFAGNSATQNEENQKGIYTREEALVLKDSSFIQHYEAVLDRKEIFYQGICPEGWHIPNTNEWKALLEYVGSPSNLYSKDWNKIYFTNRILEDNIEFGAIPIFFEPIATNHNSFVPYAHFIAFAYAQINENYSTCKTGSPEELEEVSCDTKGDISFDVNSDYIYDNTPLRQSNFYSVFFGSSARLLNNTGYFPTLIIDFWNTNYKTLKSNVLDLKLNVRCVKN; via the coding sequence TCGCAATGTTGCAGGCGGCATCAGCGAAGAAACCGAAGGCGTTGTCGCCATCACAAACAAGACCATCGCAGGCGTTTCGCAGAAAGGGCCGTTTGCAAAGGGTTCCAGCGTATACCTCAGAGAAACAAGCAAAGACGGAAGCCTCACCCCTACCGGCAAGGAGTTTTACGCCACCATTCGAAACGATGCCGGCGAATTCAAGATTGAAAACATCAATCTCGAAAGCCAATACGCATTGCTCACCGCCGAAGGATTCTACAATAGAGAATTCACGCATTCATTTTCGGACTGCTCTATTTCTCTAAATGCAGCAAGCGACATCAGCAGCCGCAATTCCACGAACATCAATTTGTTCACGCACTTTGAATACCCACGCATCTTAAATCTCGTCAGTTCCGGGATGCCTTTCAACGCTGCAAAAGCTCAAGCCGAAAAAGAAATATTCGCCCAATTCGGTTACGAGAAACACGAGCATTCTGCAGAAGACCTCGACATTAACGGACAAACCGAAGAAGATCGTATTTTGTACGAAGTCAGCAAAATGGTGGATAGAAATTTCTTTATTGGAGAATATATCCCGATTTCCAAAACCGTTCACAGAGATTACAGTTTCTCCTGCAAAGAAGTAAAAACACTCATCGACAGCATTGCCAACGATTTCGCAGCAGACGGCACCCTTAACAACAGCTTAACAGAAAAAATAGCCGCATACTCGTTCGTATTCCAAAAAGAGAACGCAACAAACGTCTTAAGTCGTTACGAAAATCTCGGGTCATGCACCCAAGAAAATCTCGGCCAACACACCAAGTTGCAATACGCAATTCCCATAGAAATAACAAATATGCCAACCAACACAGCCGATACATCCTTCACTTACGAATACGCGATTTGTACTGGAAAAAAATGGTTCCTCCTTTCAGGCGAACAATTTGAAAATTCAACAAAAAAGATTGAACACCAAACAGGCTCCATAACCGACCCTAGAGATGGTAAAACCTATAAAACAACAAGTTTCACCTTTAAAGAAAAAACGTATGAATGGATGGCAGAAAATCTTCAATTTGCTGGCAATTCTGCAACTCAAAACGAAGAAAATCAAAAAGGCATTTATACACGAGAAGAAGCTTTAGTCCTAAAGGACAGCTCATTCATTCAGCATTACGAGGCTGTACTAGACAGGAAAGAAATCTTTTACCAAGGAATCTGTCCTGAAGGCTGGCATATTCCAAATACTAACGAATGGAAAGCACTTCTTGAATATGTAGGTTCACCTAGCAACTTATACAGCAAAGATTGGAACAAAATCTACTTTACTAATAGAATACTAGAAGACAACATCGAATTCGGAGCAATACCTATATTTTTCGAGCCCATTGCTACAAATCATAACTCCTTTGTACCATACGCACACTTCATTGCATTTGCTTATGCACAAATAAATGAAAATTATTCTACTTGCAAAACAGGCTCACCCGAAGAACTCGAAGAGGTCAGTTGCGATACAAAAGGAGACATCTCCTTTGATGTAAACAGCGATTACATCTACGATAACACTCCTCTCAGACAATCCAATTTCTATTCCGTTTTTTTCGGTTCATCAGCAAGACTACTGAATAATACGGGTTATTTTCCAACCCTAATAATCGACTTTTGGAACACCAATTACAAAACACTCAAATCAAATGTTCTAGACCTTAAACTCAACGTTCGTTGTGTCAAAAATTAA